A portion of the Halalkalicoccus tibetensis genome contains these proteins:
- a CDS encoding HAD-IIB family hydrolase, which yields MTPPIVLDIDGTITRGDGSSAIDPRVFETLREWPAPVVIATGKAFPYPVALCQFVGIEPLVIAENGGIALAGEEVRVTGDADGPRTVAAEYREAGHSVGWGESDLVNRWRETEVAVNRASPLAPLEALAEDHGLEVVDTGYAYHVKDPAISKGEGLHAVCRVIDRSPEEFVAIGDSENDVSTFEAAGRSFAVANADDAALAAADEVIEGSYSAGALSVLSELR from the coding sequence ATGACCCCACCGATCGTCCTCGACATTGACGGCACGATCACCCGCGGCGACGGCTCGAGCGCGATCGACCCGCGCGTCTTCGAGACGCTGCGCGAGTGGCCCGCCCCCGTCGTGATCGCCACCGGGAAGGCCTTCCCCTATCCCGTCGCGCTCTGTCAGTTCGTCGGAATCGAGCCGCTGGTGATCGCCGAGAACGGCGGGATCGCGCTGGCGGGCGAGGAGGTCCGGGTGACGGGCGACGCGGACGGCCCCCGGACGGTCGCCGCGGAGTACCGCGAGGCGGGCCATAGTGTAGGATGGGGCGAGAGCGACCTGGTGAACCGCTGGCGCGAGACCGAGGTCGCCGTCAACCGCGCCTCGCCGCTTGCCCCTCTCGAGGCGCTGGCCGAGGACCACGGCCTCGAGGTCGTCGATACGGGCTACGCCTACCACGTCAAGGACCCCGCGATCTCGAAGGGCGAGGGGCTGCACGCGGTCTGTCGGGTGATCGATCGCTCGCCGGAGGAGTTCGTCGCCATCGGGGACTCGGAGAACGACGTTTCAACTTTTGAGGCGGCCGGCCGGTCGTTCGCGGTGGCCAACGCCGACGACGCGGCGCTCGCGGCCGCCGACGAGGTCATCGAGGGGAGCTACTCGGCGGGCGCGCTGTCGGTGCTGTCGGAGCTTCGCTGA
- the cutA gene encoding divalent-cation tolerance protein CutA, producing MPTAYITAPTDAAPALARTLVEERLAACVNRVPCESTYRWEGEVVESEEVILLAKTTDGRFSELVERVEAEHPYETPCIERFDEEAVLPAFAEWIEESTR from the coding sequence ATGCCCACGGCCTATATCACGGCCCCGACCGACGCCGCCCCCGCGCTCGCGCGGACCCTCGTCGAGGAACGCCTCGCGGCCTGCGTCAACCGCGTCCCCTGCGAGTCGACCTACCGCTGGGAGGGCGAGGTCGTCGAGAGCGAGGAGGTGATCCTGCTCGCGAAGACCACCGACGGGCGCTTCTCCGAACTGGTCGAGCGCGTCGAGGCGGAACACCCCTACGAAACGCCCTGTATCGAACGGTTCGACGAGGAAGCGGTTCTCCCGGCGTTCGCCGAGTGGATCGAGGAATCGACCCGGTGA
- a CDS encoding DUF6691 family protein, producing the protein MSLDNRGTALVLVGGILFGFGLGYSRMAEPEIVLAFLQLTDFGLLFVMGGAVMVTATVFAIATRRGGRAPLTGELYAMRHKSFDNNVLFGGAIFGVGWGLSGICPGAAYASLGLGNYLILYGIGGMFLGAYVQGLARSYVGGTDAAADPS; encoded by the coding sequence ATGAGCCTCGACAATCGCGGGACGGCCCTCGTACTCGTCGGGGGGATCCTCTTCGGCTTCGGGCTGGGCTACAGCCGGATGGCCGAACCCGAGATCGTGCTCGCCTTCCTCCAGCTCACCGACTTCGGGCTGTTGTTCGTGATGGGCGGGGCGGTGATGGTCACCGCCACGGTCTTCGCGATCGCGACCCGGCGGGGCGGGCGCGCGCCGCTGACGGGCGAGCTCTACGCGATGCGCCACAAGTCCTTCGACAACAACGTGCTGTTCGGCGGGGCGATCTTCGGCGTCGGCTGGGGCCTCTCGGGGATCTGCCCCGGCGCGGCCTACGCGAGCCTCGGGCTGGGCAACTACCTCATCCTCTACGGGATCGGCGGGATGTTCCTCGGCGCCTACGTCCAGGGCCTCGCCCGGTCGTACGTCGGCGGAACCGACGCCGCCGCCGACCCGAGCTGA
- a CDS encoding HEWD family protein, which produces MLARTELRTPQQRECERCGRREVWDATDGCWRIATEDGVRSSGNLHCIHEWDIDGTFRPYE; this is translated from the coding sequence ATGCTGGCACGCACCGAGCTACGAACGCCACAACAGCGCGAATGCGAACGCTGCGGACGGCGCGAGGTATGGGACGCGACCGATGGATGTTGGCGGATCGCGACCGAGGACGGCGTACGATCGAGCGGCAACCTCCACTGTATCCATGAGTGGGACATCGACGGCACCTTCCGCCCCTACGAGTAG